AATTGATTTCTTCCGAACTAGCCGAGGATGTTGCTAAGGACACCGTACAATTGTTTGGTGGGTATGGTTATATGAAAGAATATGCAGTAGAACGATTTTACCGCGATGTAAAATTGGGAACCATTGGTGGTGGGACGAGTGAAATCCAAAGGTCCATCATTTCATCTTTATATCCAGGAAAGGAGAAATTTCAAAAAGAATTCAGTAAAATTGAAGAATCTTTAAATGTTACAAATTCGATTCAAAATTTATTATTTGATATCATTCTAAAAATGGATGGAGAACCAAACCGAAAAAAACAACAATCGATTGAATTTGCCTTTGCGGATGTGTTGTCTGTGTTTGTAATTCTTTATTTATCAGAAATTGATACTCATAAAACGACAGATTCTTATCCAAACGAAGAAAAAATGATAGATCGGAAGTTACTTTCGTATTATCTTGTGGGTAAGTATTTGATGTCAATGAGTCGTCTCAACCAATATGTTTCAAAAGAACTGTCTGAATTATGGACACTTTATACAGAATTGGGAGCTTCAATCGAAGAGACAGTCCATTCAAGGTTTTCAAGCCTTCAGGAGTTTACATAGATTGTGAAAGCAGCGGCCCGAATTGCAATATTTTATTTGTTTTTCGGGTATCTCTGGATTTATTTCTCTGATTATACAATTTCTCTTTTTTTTCTGTCCGCGGATGATGTTAGAGAAATACAAAGTTTTAAAGGTTGGGGTTTTGTAACAATCTCGGCCTTTATCATTTATTTTTTGCTCGTCCGTGAGTTAAAATACCAAAAAAAAGTTTTATCTGAAAAGTTTGAATCAGACCAACTGTTTCAAGTGATACTAGAACGGATAGAAGACGCTGTCATAGTATTTAATCTTGATACTTGGAAAATTGATTTTTTAAGCGAACAAGTCTGTCGGTTGTTTGATACCAAAACAAAAGATATCATTGCAAATCCTCAAATTCTCATTGATCGAGTGTTTGAAGGTGACCGTGCTCGGATGTCTCATATTTGGATGAACCAATTACGGGAAAACCATACTGGATTACTTTACCGGATACAAAGGGTGGATGGAAAACTCAAGTGGGCGTTGGAACATCGATTATTCATTCCTTCCAAAAATGGAAGTGCCAATAAAGCAGTTGCTGTCATTACGGATATGACCAGTTATATGGAGAACCAAACCAAACTGGAACAATCACTCAAAGAAAATGAAACTTTGTTAACTGAAGTTCACCATAGAGTTAAAAATAACTTAGCAGTCATCATATCATTTTTGCAATTACAAGTTTATTCTTCGCCGCCTGAAACAGCTGATATCTTAGAACAAAGTATCGTTAGAATCAAAGCAATTGCATTGGTTCACGAAAAATTGTATAGCAGCAAAAATTTGTCTGGTTTGAGTTCGGTAGATTATATCACAAGTCTTGTCGAAAATATCAAACTCATGTACATGAGGTCAGATATTCTGATCGAATTAGACATCCAAAAAATGGAATTCAATATTATTGATGCGATACCAATGGGACTTATGATCACTGAGATGTTAACCAATAGTTTTCGACATGCATTTAAAATTCCGAAACAAGATGCTCAAATTAAAATTGAATTTATAGTGAAAGAGAATGGTCAATTTGATTTGAAGTATCGTGATAATGGAATTGGTTTTCCTATTGATTTTGATTATCGCAAAGCAGAAACCATAGGTTTGTCAGTGATCTTCTCATTGAGCAGTCAGTTGAATGGACGTGAAATAGAATGTTCATCTAGTCCAAACAACGGAGTTTTTTATCATTTTTCGTTTTCACCAAAAAGAACATTCCCCAATAAAAATTAGTAATGTAGGTTTTATGTATCAGAAAGGAAAAAGTTTTTCAGAAATTCAAATTGGTGATACTGCATCATTCACAAAAACTATATCGGAAACCGATGTATATCTGTTTGCTGGAATCAGTGGTGATTTCAATCCGTTACATGTAGATGAAGAGTATGCAAAAACAACAAACTTTGGAACTAGGATTGCTCACGGTGGGCTTGCTGCTTCTTTACTAGCACCCGTTCTTGGAATGAAGTTGCCTGGACTTGGGACAGTTGCTTTAGAAACGACAACGAAATTTCGAAAACCTGTTTATTTCGGAGATACAATCACTTGCCTTGTGGAAGTGACAGAAAAAGTGGAAAGGATCAAAGCAGTTCGTATGAAAATTGTTTGGTCAAATCAGAAAGGAGAAGTGGTCAGCAAAGGGGAAACCTTGGTCATTCCTCCCGGTTGAGAAATTGGCCAACGAGTCCAATTTCATCTTCCACAAATTCACGGATTTCTTCGAGTTCATCATCATCTAAGATTTCTTCTAATATTTCTTCACCCGCTTCATCTTGTCCAATACGCATAACAATGTATCCAGGTACATCAGAATCAGGGTCGTCCATCTCAATGTTTACAAATTGGTATTCTTGTTCTGTTGTTGGTAAAAAAACCAAATAATCATTTCCAAAGAGGGAAAAGGAATAAAAAACTTCCCATTGGTAACTATTTCCCTTTTCATCCACCAAATCGATTTCTTCCGTAGTGCGATTTGGTAAAAAATCATCTGCTTGGAACCCTAAATCTTTGGCGTCCATTAGCTAAAAAACTCCCTTTCAAAAGGAAGGCTATGTTTCTTTTTGAAATTACAATCTTTACAGGCAGGTACTAAATTTGCTTTTACAGACTTTCCTCCCCGTATAAGGGGTATTAAGTGGTCCATAGTTAGTTCATCTACTTTGAACTTTTTTCCACAATAATGGCATATCCCTGAGCCACGTTTGTTTTTCCACCAAGCTGTATTTTTTAAGTCTTTGGCTTTTTTTCTTTCCCGACGTATTTCTTCATCACTGATATCAGAGAAAAAAGGTTCGAGAGGTGGTTCCGTCATGATTTAAAAAAATCTGTTTTTTTCCCTTCGTCAAGAAAAAGATGGAGGAATGGGACGACTTGTATACTTAGATAACCTACGTTCTTTTGCTTTATTACTGGGAATTGTTTTCCATTCCGCGATTGTTTACGCATCCGATATCCAATATGCCATCCAAACGGAAGAGAGGAGTGATATTCTATCCTATTTTTGTTATTGGATCCATAGTTTTCGGATGCCTATGTTTTATATGATTTCTGGTTTTTTTTCAGCGATGGTGATAGAAAAAAAAGGCATCGGGTTTTATTGGGAAGGAAGGTTCAAAAGAATTCTCATCCCAACTATATTTGGTTTAATCTTTTTAGCGCCGATCCAATATTTTTTAATGGAAAAGGTACGAACACCTAATGTTGATTTGTTTGAATTTTTAAAATATTTTTTTACGAAAGAAAAATTCCAACATTCACATTTATGGTTTTTAGTAGATCTATTTTGTTTCAGCATGATTTATATTTTAATTCATAAGTGGATCAAAAAATTTGTCTCTTTAGAGTTTTGGAAGGGATTTGAATTAAGATTATTAGTTTTGTTTTTATTGGGATTTTTATTTGTTTTAGGATTACATACACAATTCCCTAAAGGGGAATCTTATTATGGAATTTTTAAACTCACATTCGTGTATCAATTTTCATTTTTTCTTTTAGGTGTATTTTGTTTTTTTTGGAAAGAAATTCTCGTCCAAAAAAACTCATCTCCTTTCAAAGTAACCGCGGTTTTTGTTTGGGCTATATTTTTTTCACTTTTACTTATGGATCTTGAAATTACTGACCCTCTTTGGATTTATTTTTCTTATGCAAATCCACTGTACCGAACTCTTCATATATTTGTATGGGTATTATCTCCATATCTATGGACAATATTCTTTGTCACTTTATTGATTCGCTATGGAAATGAAGAAGGGAAATTAGGTAGATACACCATTGAAGCAAGTTTGCCGATTTATTTATTACACCATCCTATTTCACTCGTTTTTGCTTTCCTTATGAAGGATTCAATTTTCCCACTTTGGGGAAAATTTTTCCTTCACAATTTGGTTGTATTAAGTGTTAGTTTTTTGCTTTATGAATGTTTCATCCAAAGGTCAAAACCATTAAGGTTTTTATTTGGATTAAAAAACCATTAAGTTTTGCTAACTGCTTGTATGGCTGAAGCAACAGCACTATCCATACTACCAGTATGCAAAGCAAGGTGTTCACCTGCAAAAAATACTCTTTCGAATGGTTCATTCCAAACATCTTTGATTCCATAACTTCCCGGTGGGAATAACGAAACAAATCCAGACCGCCCCGTTGATTTTTGGAAACTATGGAAATGGAATGGATTTTCAGAAACCAAGTCGAGAATCCCAATTTCTTCAAGTGCTGAGGACATTAGATTTTTTTTCTGACGATCACTACCTTTTTCAAAAAGAGAAGCTCGATCGCCAGTTGATATTGATGTAACTGCAGTTATATTTTGTCCAATGGCTAGGTCAGAAACATAAAATGTTTCAGCAGCAGTATTTGTTGTTTGGAAAAAATTGGATAAATTTGAATTACTTTTTACAAAGCAGATATTCTTAGAAATTTTTCCTGTTTGCATCCGAAGGGCAGAATAAATCAAATCTTTTGGCAAAGTAGGTGTCCATTTGATATCTAAAACTGCTGCTGTTGGTAAAGTACAAACGATTAAATTCCCTTTGATGGTTCTACCAGAAGATAATTCAACAGAGACTTGGTTTTTTTGTTGGGAAACTTTTGTTGCTGTTTCGCCTAAAAGTAATTCTTGGTTTTTCAATTGGTTTACTAGGGATTGGATGATTTGGCCTGCTCCTCCATTCACTAGGTATTTTGGTTTTAGTGCTGATTGTAAGGCAGACAAATCATCAAGGACAGATTCACTGGAAATTTGATTTAAGTCCGCACCCAAAATGACTCGATACAATTCATTCATAGAACGAATTTCTTCTTCAGTGAGTCCTTGGTATCTGGCATAGGATGCAAAATTGATTTTATCTAATCCTTGTTTTTGATTACTTCCTAAAGATTTGTGTAAATCGATGACTTTGTCTAAAGTATCAATGGAACCACTGGAGATTTTGTGTTGGTCTGCATTGGCTTTAGAGAGAGAAAATCTCTCAGAAACATTTGCGCTCACCAATTCCAAACCAAGTTGTTTTACCAAACTTTTAATATCCGTTTGGTTTTCCCCGATCCATTCTCCACCTAAGTCTTGTACGATTCCCAGGTTTGGATTTGTGTATGTGGAGATCCTTCCACCAAAAGAATCTCCACGTTCAATGACAGTTACGTCATATCCAGTTTGTTTGAGTAAATAAGCGGAATAAAGTCCCGAAAGTCCACCACCTAGCACGATGGCACGTTTGGAACCAGATGGCCTTGTTTTTGTTTCGGAAGAGACAACACCTGTGGATTGTCCGTAGAATTTTTTAGGGAAAAGGAGGTTCACTCCTGCGGCAGTGGCAGTCAAATTTTTTAGGAATGTTTTTCGATTCATAGAACTTTCCCCTATTTTAGCACCCAAAACAAAAAAGGCTAGAAAAATTACAAAATTAGAATCTATTGACCTTGGCTTTTTTATGCGAAATATAAGTTTCTTTAAACATTTCTTCACCCTTTCCCGCATTTGTACGTTCTCACTGTTTTTGTTTGTCCCTGTTCACCTCAGTGCAAAACCAATCATCGATTTAGACACAGAGATGAATGGGAATTCGATATGGAACCAAGTATTGGTTTTAGAAGATCCCTCACAGTCGATTCTAGAATCTTCCATTCTCTCTGGTGCAAAAGATGGAGAATTCAATACCCTCACTTCACCGAATTTAGGTTTTTCCCAATCTGTTTATTGGGTCAGAATGGAAGTGCGGAATCCAACAAAAGAAATGATACGCTGGAATTTACTATTTGATTTTCCGCTGATTGACGAGATCAAAATTTTTGGTGTCCCTCTTACCAATGGATTTGTACAAACTCTTGGCGATTCTTTTCCTTATGATAAGAGGAATGTGGATTATCGAAATCCTGTGTTTCCTATTATTTCCCAAACAAACTCCACTTCCGTTTACTATTTAAAGATAAAATCTGAGTCAACAATCCCGCTAACTTTGAGTATGTGGACAGAGAAAGAGTTTAATCAAAAATTATATAAAGAACAAATGATTTTTGGTATTTTTTACGGGATTTTGTTTGTGATGATTGCATATAATTTTTTCATTTATATTTTCACTTATGAAAAAAGTTATTTGTTATTTTTATTTTTTATTAGTTCTATCTTTTTCTTTCATTTAGTCAATAATGGTTTTGCATTCCAATACATGTGGCCTAATTGGGTATTTTGGGCAAATTATTCTTTGCCATTTTTCATCTGTTTGTCTTGTATCACTGGGATCATTTTTACAAACAATTATTTAAGTTTAAAAAAACACTTACCACGAGTTTCAAAATTGATGTGGGTTTGGGTTGGAATCCTTGTATTGTTTTCTTTGGTCACATTCTTTTTACGTTATCGTCTTGCAATGGTGACTTCAATATTATTAACAGTACCTACTGCACTTTTACTAGTGTATAGTGGAACGTATACATATATTGCAAATGTTAGGACAGCACGATATTACCTTATTTCATGGGCATTCTTTTTGTTTGGTGTCTTACTTTATTCTTTAAAAAGTTTAGGATTTTTATCAGACAATCATATCACTCGATGGACGATCCAAATTGGTACGGCCTTACAAACTGTTTTACTTTCCCTGGGTCTTGCCGATCGTATCAATTTTTTAACCAGAAGTCTCAGAGAAAATTTAAGAGATTTATCCCATGCGAAGGTTAAAATTGAGGAATCCGAAAAACGTTTCCGGGAAATTTTCCAAGGATCGGATGAAGTGATATTAATGATGGATGAGAATTTTGAAATCATCAATGCAAACAGGTCCTTATCAAAACACCTCGGGTATCGATTGGATGATCTTCGTAATAAAAAAATCACCGAAATCCTCTATACGGGCCGTGACCAAAAATCGGATTATAATATTATGTTTGTGAATGATAAACTCACAGACTTAAAAATGACTGGTTCTGCTATCAATTTTAAAACAGAACTTTCTCAGAAGTACGTGAAAGAACCAAAAGAAATGGTTTGTCGGATACAATACATAAACTTTGACGAAACAAGGGAAGTCCTTATGACCTTGTCACCAGAATACGAAGATACCATCATACAACTCATTGATTCAGAAAAAATTGAACTATCGATGAATAATTATCTCAGAAATGCAGAACTTGTATCTCAAAAAATCACCGCCCAATTAGCAAAATATTTAAGCACAATTGAACAAACAGAAGTTAGATCATCGGTAAGGGAGATTATCATAAATGCTGTTGAACATGGTAATTTAAATATCAGTTTTGATGAAAAATCAAAAGCACTGATTGAAGGGAATTATCTGGAATTTTTACAGAAGCGACAAGAAGACCCAAGGTATCGACAAAAAAAAGTAAAAATCGAATATTCCTTTAGTAGCGAGTATGTAGCATTTCGTATCACAGATGAAGGAAAAGGATTTGATCATAAAAAACACATGGAAAAATCCATAGATGAAATGAACGAAGCCCATGTGCAACATGGACGTGGGATCCTTATGACAAAATCAGTTTTTGATCGTATTGAATACAACGACAAAGGGAATCAGGTAAGTTTGATCAAATTTTTAAATCGAAATTAGTTTCTTTGCCAATCAAGCACCCACCACTCATTCCATTCCTTGGAGTAGAGGAGTTTGCCTGGCAAATGACTTTGTAATAAACTTAAAAAATCATCTTTTTTCTCTGTGATGATACCAGAAAAAATAATCCGTGGTGCGTTGATTTTTGCCAAATGACGGATGTTTTGTGATAAAACAGCAAATGTAATATTGGCAATCGCAAGATCATACTTTTGTTCGGATAATTTTGGATTATCGATACCTGATTCTTCTACGCTAAATTGAAAACCTTTTGGGTATTCGTTTTCAGTCCAGTTGGACCAAGCTGCTTTTACTGCATTTGGATCAATATCCAATGCAAATATTTTGGATACCCCAAATTTCGCAAGGCCTATGGATAAAATTCCTGACCCAGTGCCTACATCACATGCTGATTGGAATAAAAACTTACCTTCAGCATACAATGAATCCAAATGTTCTAAAATCAGTTTAGTAGTTTCATGGTGGCCCGTCCCAAATGCCACTCCTGGGTTGATGAAAAGCGGAATTCCATTTGATGGTTGCCATAAGGCAATTGTATTCGGTTCATTTTTTTCCCAGGTAGGGATCACCCAAAGTTTGTTTCCAATTGGGAAAGGTTTGTAATATTCTTTGTAAGCTTCTTCGTAATCTCTAGTTTCAATGATACGAGATTCCGAATTAGAATTATTAGGTGCATGAAGTTTTAAAAATATTAAAATTTTTAATTCTTTTTCCACTTCATCAGTTTGTAAATAAATTCGAATATTGGTATTGTCTCGGATGAGGCCTTGGTCTTTTTCTTTTGGAGCTTCCCCATCAAAAAGAATTTCATAATACCCAGCACATTGTAAAGAATCCAGAAGTTCATAAAAAGGATCCGATAATTCTTTAGGTAAATTGACTTTTAATTCTCTATATTCCAATTTAACCTATTTCATCCGTATAATCCATTACCAAATACATAAGAGTTTCTTGGTCAGTTGGATTGGAATATTCATGTGATACGTCTGCTTTAAAAAAAACAGAGTCTTTTGGTTCTAGTTCCACTACCTTTTCGCCCACACGCAATCGAAGTTTTCCAGATACCACAACTAGGTTTTCTGTTGTTCCTGTTTTGTGTGGTTCCGCCACTTCGTGGCCACCAGGTTTTAAAATGAGTTCATAAAATTCTGTTTTGCGGTTTCCGAGGAAGGGAAAAAGGGCACGGCTTGCAAACACTTTCGAGTTGGAATATAAAACTTTGGAATTTTCTGCTTTGAGAATATGGATTCCGTCTTGGTTTTTTTCTTTGAGCAGTTCGGAAAAAGGAACATTGAGTCCGTTTGCGATTTTCCATAAAACAGAAATGGTCGGCACAGATTTCCCTTGTTCAATTTGGGACAACATCGCTCGGCTCACGCCACATCGGTTTGCGAGTTTGTCCAAGGAAAATCCTTTGGTATGACGGATGAGTTTCAGATTTTCTTTGACAACATCTGTTATATAGTCGCCTGATTCTGAAATTAATGGATCTAATCCGTCACTTGTTTGTTCTACTTTACTGACCATTGTCCAAGCGTCCAATATAACAGAGGTACTGTCAAGAAACTATCGTTTGTGCCTTTCTTTTTTCTCTTCGATCACAAATACGGGTGGGAGTTTCATCCCTTGTGGGAATTTTTTTTGGACTTCTTTTGCAGGTCCGCGGAAAGAAGTTTCATGGGCAAATGAAATGCCAAGAGAAAGGAAAACCCTTCTGTCCTGGGGGAGGAGTTTGCTCAAAGTTTCCAAACAATGTTTGGCACGGTATGGTGTTTCATAAAATGCCAAGGTGATCCC
The sequence above is a segment of the Leptospira sp. WS39.C2 genome. Coding sequences within it:
- a CDS encoding flavin monoamine oxidase family protein, with protein sequence MNRKTFLKNLTATAAGVNLLFPKKFYGQSTGVVSSETKTRPSGSKRAIVLGGGLSGLYSAYLLKQTGYDVTVIERGDSFGGRISTYTNPNLGIVQDLGGEWIGENQTDIKSLVKQLGLELVSANVSERFSLSKANADQHKISSGSIDTLDKVIDLHKSLGSNQKQGLDKINFASYARYQGLTEEEIRSMNELYRVILGADLNQISSESVLDDLSALQSALKPKYLVNGGAGQIIQSLVNQLKNQELLLGETATKVSQQKNQVSVELSSGRTIKGNLIVCTLPTAAVLDIKWTPTLPKDLIYSALRMQTGKISKNICFVKSNSNLSNFFQTTNTAAETFYVSDLAIGQNITAVTSISTGDRASLFEKGSDRQKKNLMSSALEEIGILDLVSENPFHFHSFQKSTGRSGFVSLFPPGSYGIKDVWNEPFERVFFAGEHLALHTGSMDSAVASAIQAVSKT
- a CDS encoding 50S ribosomal protein L11 methyltransferase, with amino-acid sequence MEYRELKVNLPKELSDPFYELLDSLQCAGYYEILFDGEAPKEKDQGLIRDNTNIRIYLQTDEVEKELKILIFLKLHAPNNSNSESRIIETRDYEEAYKEYYKPFPIGNKLWVIPTWEKNEPNTIALWQPSNGIPLFINPGVAFGTGHHETTKLILEHLDSLYAEGKFLFQSACDVGTGSGILSIGLAKFGVSKIFALDIDPNAVKAAWSNWTENEYPKGFQFSVEESGIDNPKLSEQKYDLAIANITFAVLSQNIRHLAKINAPRIIFSGIITEKKDDFLSLLQSHLPGKLLYSKEWNEWWVLDWQRN
- a CDS encoding helix-turn-helix domain-containing protein, giving the protein MVSKVEQTSDGLDPLISESGDYITDVVKENLKLIRHTKGFSLDKLANRCGVSRAMLSQIEQGKSVPTISVLWKIANGLNVPFSELLKEKNQDGIHILKAENSKVLYSNSKVFASRALFPFLGNRKTEFYELILKPGGHEVAEPHKTGTTENLVVVSGKLRLRVGEKVVELEPKDSVFFKADVSHEYSNPTDQETLMYLVMDYTDEIG
- a CDS encoding acyltransferase family protein, producing MGRLVYLDNLRSFALLLGIVFHSAIVYASDIQYAIQTEERSDILSYFCYWIHSFRMPMFYMISGFFSAMVIEKKGIGFYWEGRFKRILIPTIFGLIFLAPIQYFLMEKVRTPNVDLFEFLKYFFTKEKFQHSHLWFLVDLFCFSMIYILIHKWIKKFVSLEFWKGFELRLLVLFLLGFLFVLGLHTQFPKGESYYGIFKLTFVYQFSFFLLGVFCFFWKEILVQKNSSPFKVTAVFVWAIFFSLLLMDLEITDPLWIYFSYANPLYRTLHIFVWVLSPYLWTIFFVTLLIRYGNEEGKLGRYTIEASLPIYLLHHPISLVFAFLMKDSIFPLWGKFFLHNLVVLSVSFLLYECFIQRSKPLRFLFGLKNH
- a CDS encoding DUF1292 domain-containing protein, with product MDAKDLGFQADDFLPNRTTEEIDLVDEKGNSYQWEVFYSFSLFGNDYLVFLPTTEQEYQFVNIEMDDPDSDVPGYIVMRIGQDEAGEEILEEILDDDELEEIREFVEDEIGLVGQFLNREE
- a CDS encoding HNH endonuclease; the protein is MTEPPLEPFFSDISDEEIRRERKKAKDLKNTAWWKNKRGSGICHYCGKKFKVDELTMDHLIPLIRGGKSVKANLVPACKDCNFKKKHSLPFEREFFS
- a CDS encoding MaoC family dehydratase gives rise to the protein MYQKGKSFSEIQIGDTASFTKTISETDVYLFAGISGDFNPLHVDEEYAKTTNFGTRIAHGGLAASLLAPVLGMKLPGLGTVALETTTKFRKPVYFGDTITCLVEVTEKVERIKAVRMKIVWSNQKGEVVSKGETLVIPPG
- a CDS encoding 7TM diverse intracellular signaling domain-containing protein, which produces MRNISFFKHFFTLSRICTFSLFLFVPVHLSAKPIIDLDTEMNGNSIWNQVLVLEDPSQSILESSILSGAKDGEFNTLTSPNLGFSQSVYWVRMEVRNPTKEMIRWNLLFDFPLIDEIKIFGVPLTNGFVQTLGDSFPYDKRNVDYRNPVFPIISQTNSTSVYYLKIKSESTIPLTLSMWTEKEFNQKLYKEQMIFGIFYGILFVMIAYNFFIYIFTYEKSYLLFLFFISSIFFFHLVNNGFAFQYMWPNWVFWANYSLPFFICLSCITGIIFTNNYLSLKKHLPRVSKLMWVWVGILVLFSLVTFFLRYRLAMVTSILLTVPTALLLVYSGTYTYIANVRTARYYLISWAFFLFGVLLYSLKSLGFLSDNHITRWTIQIGTALQTVLLSLGLADRINFLTRSLRENLRDLSHAKVKIEESEKRFREIFQGSDEVILMMDENFEIINANRSLSKHLGYRLDDLRNKKITEILYTGRDQKSDYNIMFVNDKLTDLKMTGSAINFKTELSQKYVKEPKEMVCRIQYINFDETREVLMTLSPEYEDTIIQLIDSEKIELSMNNYLRNAELVSQKITAQLAKYLSTIEQTEVRSSVREIIINAVEHGNLNISFDEKSKALIEGNYLEFLQKRQEDPRYRQKKVKIEYSFSSEYVAFRITDEGKGFDHKKHMEKSIDEMNEAHVQHGRGILMTKSVFDRIEYNDKGNQVSLIKFLNRN
- a CDS encoding sensor histidine kinase, which gives rise to MKAAARIAIFYLFFGYLWIYFSDYTISLFFLSADDVREIQSFKGWGFVTISAFIIYFLLVRELKYQKKVLSEKFESDQLFQVILERIEDAVIVFNLDTWKIDFLSEQVCRLFDTKTKDIIANPQILIDRVFEGDRARMSHIWMNQLRENHTGLLYRIQRVDGKLKWALEHRLFIPSKNGSANKAVAVITDMTSYMENQTKLEQSLKENETLLTEVHHRVKNNLAVIISFLQLQVYSSPPETADILEQSIVRIKAIALVHEKLYSSKNLSGLSSVDYITSLVENIKLMYMRSDILIELDIQKMEFNIIDAIPMGLMITEMLTNSFRHAFKIPKQDAQIKIEFIVKENGQFDLKYRDNGIGFPIDFDYRKAETIGLSVIFSLSSQLNGREIECSSSPNNGVFYHFSFSPKRTFPNKN